The proteins below come from a single Harpia harpyja isolate bHarHar1 chromosome 2, bHarHar1 primary haplotype, whole genome shotgun sequence genomic window:
- the FASTKD5 gene encoding FAST kinase domain-containing protein 5, mitochondrial isoform X1, which translates to MATVLICRRFPRLSRVTAFSTTAKCKAESGSSKSEQEKEENPETANTRSESAATIQLLNPLDYRVLHNPSAYAKSRAVSQQHAARSSGQALGDTFTSPGRAQVQHTFGNASSQALPSVGNALPKPKSKPLLKQTISACLSVAQTKEEAEKDKREMHDSKEDPRMFQKGRPEYKSLSYDKFEPVETLSLEEGDSILHSVAVCKGSQSTGTITDYFCKLSRLPVEQHAALVSEPRFNTLCRCAVKNIGLFSTSELVDILKACVRLVVPPTHPLLNACENEFCRRVWDMNLDQLLLVADCWRCLDRSVPSYLSILFSYANMHWKDLTLPRFVQLLYIIGEGRRSPADLTQKVESMILKYLDSFTLEEVGAVCLGLFKSLSGISDHVMRKIADRVYLQMEDMSTYALVNVLKVLRYSRVDHLPLLKELGKVIPARIPTVNIQGIMHITLTCSSLHYFDEGIMAAVAMSLPSKVTYCRSKDAAKFLWSFGCLDYEPPNEEEFYSSLIEQMHRKLHEFRKYPEHLLTGLLGLAFVKRFPEDLIDYALRDEFVQKTRGSKYELKKDLFTLSKSVEIECPSYQGSRLPPQLYREMTEMVLNFAEQEIYVRPEIVEAVSLLESMLGGPEYVKNHMILPHTRSGDLEVHLAMDGHPIPFNLKDPITDKKLKDFGVSLTDDLMTQLIKGRSNSQSPVEVENEARTPGQEGREEAGTPKAGDSAALSGGALLADARLQVEPKSERCLEVPPSLTLNRQPRQVKLAIQVSNRNHYCYCSKRLLGLHCLKRRQLQQLGYVVVELPFWEWFPLLKRTRLEKLSYLHYKVFDPALLSRAG; encoded by the coding sequence ATGGCTACAGTGCTAATATGCCGAAGATTTCCAAGACTGAGCAGGGTGACTGCATTTTCGACTACAGCCAAGTGCAAGGCTGAGAGCGGAAGCAGCAAAAGtgagcaggaaaaggaagagaaccCAGAAACGGCCAACACCAGAAGCGAATCTGCAGCTACAATCCAGTTGCTGAATCCACTGGACTACAGAGTATTGCATAATCCATCTGCCTATGCCAAAAGCAGAGCTGTCTCCCAGCAGCACGCTGCTAGGAGCAGTGGCCAGGCTCTCGGTGACACTTtcaccagccctggcagggcaCAGGTTCAGCATACATTCGGTAACGCCTCTTCTCAAGCTTTGCCTTCTGTCGGAAATGCCCTGCCAAAGCCCAAGTCCAAACCGCTCCTCAAGCAGACCATTTCGGCGTGCCTTTCTGTGGCACAAACCAAGGAGGAGGCAGAAAAGGATAAAAGAGAGATGCATGACTCCAAGGAGGACCCTCGCATGTTTCAGAAGGGGAGGCCTGAATACAAATCTCTCAGCTATGACAAGTTTGAGCCAGTAGAGACCCTTTCTTTAGAAGAAGGTGACTCGATTTTACACAGTGTGGCCGTATGCAAGGGCAGCCAGAGCACAGGAACtatcacagattatttttgcaAGCTGAGTCGTTTGCCAGTGGAACAACATGCAGCATTGGTGTCCGAACCCAGGTTTAATACACTGTGTCGCTGTGCTGTCAAAAACATCGGGTTGTTCAGTACTTCAGAACTCGTCGATATTTTGAAAGCTTGTGTTCGTTTGGTTGTTCCACCCACGCACCCTCTGCTGAACGCATGCGAGAACGAATTCTGCCGGCGAGTGTGGGACATGAACCTGgaccagctgctgctggtggctgatTGCTGGCGCTGTCTGGACCGTAGCGTGCCTTCCTACCTGAGCATTTTGTTCAGCTATGCCAACATGCACTGGAAAGACCTCACTTTGCCCCGGTTTGTTCAGCTTCTTTATATCATAGGTGAAGGCCGGAGGTCACCCGCAGACTTGACGCAGAAGGTGGAGAGCATGATTTTGAAGTACTTGGACTCCTTCACCTTGGAGGAGGTGGGTGCTGTCTGCTTAGGGCTCTTCAAGTCCCTCAGTGGTATCTCTGACCACGTCATGAGAAAAATTGCAGACAGAGTCTACCTGCAGATGGAAGACATGAGCACTTACGCTTTGGTGAACGTGCTTAAAGTACTCCGCTACAGTCGCGTGGACCACTTACCCCTCTTGAAGGAACTTGGGAAGGTTATTCCTGCTCGGATTCCTACAGTAAACATCCAGGGCATCATGCACATCACTCTTACCTGTTCATCCCTACACTACTTTGACGAGGGCATTATGGCTGCTGTAGCCATGTCTTTGCCTTCTAAGGTGACTTACTGCCGAAGCAAAGATGCTGCCAAGTTCTTGTGGTCGTTTGGATGCCTGGACTATGAACCGCCAAACGAGGAAGAGTTTTACTCCAGCCTGATAGAGCAGATGCATAGGAAACTCCATGAATTTAGGAAGTATCCAGAGCATCTCCTTACTGGTTTGCTTGGCCTGGCATTTGTCAAACGCTTCCCAGAGGACCTGATAGACTATGCTTTGAGGGATGAGTTTGTCCAGAAAACAAGAGGTAGTAAGTATGAGCTCAAAAAGGACCTGTTCACGCTTAGTAAGAGTGTTGAAATTGAGTGCCCGAGCTACCAAGGCAGCCGCCTTCCACCTCAGCTTTATCGAGAGATGACCGAGATGGTTTTGAATTTTGCAGAGCAAGAAATCTATGTCAGGCCTGAAATTGTGGAAGCTGTGTCTCTTCTCGAGAGCATGTTAGGTGGCCCCGAGTATGTGAAAAACCACATGATCCTGCCTCACACGAGATCGGGTGATCTAGAGGTTCACTTGGCTATGGATGGGCATCCCATCCCTTTCAACTTAAAGGACCCTATTACAGATAAGAAACTGAAAGACTTCGGAGTTAGTCTAACGGATGACTTAATGACTCAGCTTATAAAAGGGAGATCTAATAGCCAGTCTCCTGTGGAAGTGGAAAATGAAGCCAGGactcctgggcaggaggggagggaagaagcagGAACACCAAAGGCAGGGGACAGTGCTGCGCTTTCAGGTGGAGCTCTTCTTGCAGATGCCAGATTGCAAGTTGAGCCTAAATCGGAGCGCTGTCTTGAAGTCCCCCCATCTCTTACACTGAACCGGCAGCCTCGGCAGGTGAAACTGGCGATTCAGGTGTCCAACCGAAACCACTACTGCTACTGCTCCAAGCGGCTCTTGGGGCTGCACTGCTTGAAACggcggcagctgcagcagctggggtaCGTGGTGGTTGAGCTTCCCTTCTGGGAATGGTTTCCTCTGCTCAAACGCACGCGTTTGGAGAAACTGAGCTACCTCCATTACAAAGTGTTTGACCCAGCGCTGCTTAGCAGGGCTGGCTAG
- the FASTKD5 gene encoding FAST kinase domain-containing protein 5, mitochondrial isoform X2, which translates to MATVLICRRFPRLSRVTAFSTTAKCKAESGSSKSEQEKEENPETANTRSESAATIQLLNPLDYRVLHNPSAYAKSRAVSQQHAARSSGQALGDTFTSPGRAQVQHTFGNASSQALPSVGNALPKPKSKPLLKQTISACLSVAQTKEEAEKDKREMHDSKEDPRMFQKGRPEYKSLSYDKFEPVETLSLEEGDSILHSVAVCKGSQSTGTITDYFCKLSRLPVEQHAALVSEPRFNTLCRCAVKNIGLFSTSELVDILKACVRLVVPPTHPLLNACENEFCRRVWDMNLDQLLLVADCWRCLDRSVPSYLSILFSYANMHWKDLTLPRFVQLLYIIGEGRRSPADLTQKVESMILKYLDSFTLEEVGAVCLGLFKSLSGISDHVMRKIADRVYLQMEDMSTYALVNVLKVLRYSRVDHLPLLKELGKVIPARIPTVNIQGIMHITLTCSSLHYFDEGIMAAVAMSLPSKVTYCRSKDAAKFLWSFGCLDYEPPNEEEFYSSLIEQMHRKLHEFRKYPEHLLTGLLGLAFVKRFPEDLIDYALRDEFVQKTRGSKYELKKDLFTLSKSVEIECPSYQGSRLPPQLYREMTEMVLNFAEQEIYVRPEIVEAVSLLESMLGGPEYVKNHMILPHTRSGDLEVHLAMDGHPIPFNLKDPITDKKLKDFGVSLTDDLMTQLIKGRSNSQSPVEVENEARTPGQEGREEAGTPKAGDSAALSGGALLADARLQVEPKSERCLEVPPSLTLNRQPRQVKLAIQVSNRNHYCYCSKRLLGLHCLKRRQLQQLGLHLRLPKPSRNISLCGSSVLVLTGVTLVPRGPV; encoded by the exons ATGGCTACAGTGCTAATATGCCGAAGATTTCCAAGACTGAGCAGGGTGACTGCATTTTCGACTACAGCCAAGTGCAAGGCTGAGAGCGGAAGCAGCAAAAGtgagcaggaaaaggaagagaaccCAGAAACGGCCAACACCAGAAGCGAATCTGCAGCTACAATCCAGTTGCTGAATCCACTGGACTACAGAGTATTGCATAATCCATCTGCCTATGCCAAAAGCAGAGCTGTCTCCCAGCAGCACGCTGCTAGGAGCAGTGGCCAGGCTCTCGGTGACACTTtcaccagccctggcagggcaCAGGTTCAGCATACATTCGGTAACGCCTCTTCTCAAGCTTTGCCTTCTGTCGGAAATGCCCTGCCAAAGCCCAAGTCCAAACCGCTCCTCAAGCAGACCATTTCGGCGTGCCTTTCTGTGGCACAAACCAAGGAGGAGGCAGAAAAGGATAAAAGAGAGATGCATGACTCCAAGGAGGACCCTCGCATGTTTCAGAAGGGGAGGCCTGAATACAAATCTCTCAGCTATGACAAGTTTGAGCCAGTAGAGACCCTTTCTTTAGAAGAAGGTGACTCGATTTTACACAGTGTGGCCGTATGCAAGGGCAGCCAGAGCACAGGAACtatcacagattatttttgcaAGCTGAGTCGTTTGCCAGTGGAACAACATGCAGCATTGGTGTCCGAACCCAGGTTTAATACACTGTGTCGCTGTGCTGTCAAAAACATCGGGTTGTTCAGTACTTCAGAACTCGTCGATATTTTGAAAGCTTGTGTTCGTTTGGTTGTTCCACCCACGCACCCTCTGCTGAACGCATGCGAGAACGAATTCTGCCGGCGAGTGTGGGACATGAACCTGgaccagctgctgctggtggctgatTGCTGGCGCTGTCTGGACCGTAGCGTGCCTTCCTACCTGAGCATTTTGTTCAGCTATGCCAACATGCACTGGAAAGACCTCACTTTGCCCCGGTTTGTTCAGCTTCTTTATATCATAGGTGAAGGCCGGAGGTCACCCGCAGACTTGACGCAGAAGGTGGAGAGCATGATTTTGAAGTACTTGGACTCCTTCACCTTGGAGGAGGTGGGTGCTGTCTGCTTAGGGCTCTTCAAGTCCCTCAGTGGTATCTCTGACCACGTCATGAGAAAAATTGCAGACAGAGTCTACCTGCAGATGGAAGACATGAGCACTTACGCTTTGGTGAACGTGCTTAAAGTACTCCGCTACAGTCGCGTGGACCACTTACCCCTCTTGAAGGAACTTGGGAAGGTTATTCCTGCTCGGATTCCTACAGTAAACATCCAGGGCATCATGCACATCACTCTTACCTGTTCATCCCTACACTACTTTGACGAGGGCATTATGGCTGCTGTAGCCATGTCTTTGCCTTCTAAGGTGACTTACTGCCGAAGCAAAGATGCTGCCAAGTTCTTGTGGTCGTTTGGATGCCTGGACTATGAACCGCCAAACGAGGAAGAGTTTTACTCCAGCCTGATAGAGCAGATGCATAGGAAACTCCATGAATTTAGGAAGTATCCAGAGCATCTCCTTACTGGTTTGCTTGGCCTGGCATTTGTCAAACGCTTCCCAGAGGACCTGATAGACTATGCTTTGAGGGATGAGTTTGTCCAGAAAACAAGAGGTAGTAAGTATGAGCTCAAAAAGGACCTGTTCACGCTTAGTAAGAGTGTTGAAATTGAGTGCCCGAGCTACCAAGGCAGCCGCCTTCCACCTCAGCTTTATCGAGAGATGACCGAGATGGTTTTGAATTTTGCAGAGCAAGAAATCTATGTCAGGCCTGAAATTGTGGAAGCTGTGTCTCTTCTCGAGAGCATGTTAGGTGGCCCCGAGTATGTGAAAAACCACATGATCCTGCCTCACACGAGATCGGGTGATCTAGAGGTTCACTTGGCTATGGATGGGCATCCCATCCCTTTCAACTTAAAGGACCCTATTACAGATAAGAAACTGAAAGACTTCGGAGTTAGTCTAACGGATGACTTAATGACTCAGCTTATAAAAGGGAGATCTAATAGCCAGTCTCCTGTGGAAGTGGAAAATGAAGCCAGGactcctgggcaggaggggagggaagaagcagGAACACCAAAGGCAGGGGACAGTGCTGCGCTTTCAGGTGGAGCTCTTCTTGCAGATGCCAGATTGCAAGTTGAGCCTAAATCGGAGCGCTGTCTTGAAGTCCCCCCATCTCTTACACTGAACCGGCAGCCTCGGCAGGTGAAACTGGCGATTCAGGTGTCCAACCGAAACCACTACTGCTACTGCTCCAAGCGGCTCTTGGGGCTGCACTGCTTGAAACggcggcagctgcagcagctggg CTTACATCTGAGGCTCCCAAAGCCCTCAAGAAACATTTCTCTTTGCGGCAGCAGTGTGTTAGTGCTGACTGGTGTTACCCTCGTCCCAAGAGGCCCCGTCTGA
- the FASTKD5 gene encoding FAST kinase domain-containing protein 5, mitochondrial isoform X3 translates to MATVLICRRFPRLSRVTAFSTTAKCKAESGSSKSEQEKEENPETANTRSESAATIQLLNPLDYRVLHNPSAYAKSRAVSQQHAARSSGQALGDTFTSPGRAQVQHTFGNASSQALPSVGNALPKPKSKPLLKQTISACLSVAQTKEEAEKDKREMHDSKEDPRMFQKGRPEYKSLSYDKFEPVETLSLEEGDSILHSVAVCKGSQSTGTITDYFCKLSRLPVEQHAALVSEPRFNTLCRCAVKNIGLFSTSELVDILKACVRLVVPPTHPLLNACENEFCRRVWDMNLDQLLLVADCWRCLDRSVPSYLSILFSYANMHWKDLTLPRFVQLLYIIGEGRRSPADLTQKVESMILKYLDSFTLEEVGAVCLGLFKSLSGISDHVMRKIADRVYLQMEDMSTYALVNVLKVLRYSRVDHLPLLKELGKVIPARIPTVNIQGIMHITLTCSSLHYFDEGIMAAVAMSLPSKVTYCRSKDAAKFLWSFGCLDYEPPNEEEFYSSLIEQMHRKLHEFRKYPEHLLTGLLGLAFVKRFPEDLIDYALRDEFVQKTRGSKYELKKDLFTLSKSVEIECPSYQGSRLPPQLYREMTEMVLNFAEQEIYVRPEIVEAVSLLESMLGGPEYVKNHMILPHTRSGDLEVHLAMDGHPIPFNLKDPITDKKLKDFGVSLTDDLMTQLIKGRSNSQSPVEVENEARTPGQEGREEAGTPKAGDSAALSGGALLADARLQVEPKSERCLEVPPSLTLNRQPRQVKLAIQVSNRNHYCYCSKRLLGLHCLKRRQLQQLG, encoded by the exons ATGGCTACAGTGCTAATATGCCGAAGATTTCCAAGACTGAGCAGGGTGACTGCATTTTCGACTACAGCCAAGTGCAAGGCTGAGAGCGGAAGCAGCAAAAGtgagcaggaaaaggaagagaaccCAGAAACGGCCAACACCAGAAGCGAATCTGCAGCTACAATCCAGTTGCTGAATCCACTGGACTACAGAGTATTGCATAATCCATCTGCCTATGCCAAAAGCAGAGCTGTCTCCCAGCAGCACGCTGCTAGGAGCAGTGGCCAGGCTCTCGGTGACACTTtcaccagccctggcagggcaCAGGTTCAGCATACATTCGGTAACGCCTCTTCTCAAGCTTTGCCTTCTGTCGGAAATGCCCTGCCAAAGCCCAAGTCCAAACCGCTCCTCAAGCAGACCATTTCGGCGTGCCTTTCTGTGGCACAAACCAAGGAGGAGGCAGAAAAGGATAAAAGAGAGATGCATGACTCCAAGGAGGACCCTCGCATGTTTCAGAAGGGGAGGCCTGAATACAAATCTCTCAGCTATGACAAGTTTGAGCCAGTAGAGACCCTTTCTTTAGAAGAAGGTGACTCGATTTTACACAGTGTGGCCGTATGCAAGGGCAGCCAGAGCACAGGAACtatcacagattatttttgcaAGCTGAGTCGTTTGCCAGTGGAACAACATGCAGCATTGGTGTCCGAACCCAGGTTTAATACACTGTGTCGCTGTGCTGTCAAAAACATCGGGTTGTTCAGTACTTCAGAACTCGTCGATATTTTGAAAGCTTGTGTTCGTTTGGTTGTTCCACCCACGCACCCTCTGCTGAACGCATGCGAGAACGAATTCTGCCGGCGAGTGTGGGACATGAACCTGgaccagctgctgctggtggctgatTGCTGGCGCTGTCTGGACCGTAGCGTGCCTTCCTACCTGAGCATTTTGTTCAGCTATGCCAACATGCACTGGAAAGACCTCACTTTGCCCCGGTTTGTTCAGCTTCTTTATATCATAGGTGAAGGCCGGAGGTCACCCGCAGACTTGACGCAGAAGGTGGAGAGCATGATTTTGAAGTACTTGGACTCCTTCACCTTGGAGGAGGTGGGTGCTGTCTGCTTAGGGCTCTTCAAGTCCCTCAGTGGTATCTCTGACCACGTCATGAGAAAAATTGCAGACAGAGTCTACCTGCAGATGGAAGACATGAGCACTTACGCTTTGGTGAACGTGCTTAAAGTACTCCGCTACAGTCGCGTGGACCACTTACCCCTCTTGAAGGAACTTGGGAAGGTTATTCCTGCTCGGATTCCTACAGTAAACATCCAGGGCATCATGCACATCACTCTTACCTGTTCATCCCTACACTACTTTGACGAGGGCATTATGGCTGCTGTAGCCATGTCTTTGCCTTCTAAGGTGACTTACTGCCGAAGCAAAGATGCTGCCAAGTTCTTGTGGTCGTTTGGATGCCTGGACTATGAACCGCCAAACGAGGAAGAGTTTTACTCCAGCCTGATAGAGCAGATGCATAGGAAACTCCATGAATTTAGGAAGTATCCAGAGCATCTCCTTACTGGTTTGCTTGGCCTGGCATTTGTCAAACGCTTCCCAGAGGACCTGATAGACTATGCTTTGAGGGATGAGTTTGTCCAGAAAACAAGAGGTAGTAAGTATGAGCTCAAAAAGGACCTGTTCACGCTTAGTAAGAGTGTTGAAATTGAGTGCCCGAGCTACCAAGGCAGCCGCCTTCCACCTCAGCTTTATCGAGAGATGACCGAGATGGTTTTGAATTTTGCAGAGCAAGAAATCTATGTCAGGCCTGAAATTGTGGAAGCTGTGTCTCTTCTCGAGAGCATGTTAGGTGGCCCCGAGTATGTGAAAAACCACATGATCCTGCCTCACACGAGATCGGGTGATCTAGAGGTTCACTTGGCTATGGATGGGCATCCCATCCCTTTCAACTTAAAGGACCCTATTACAGATAAGAAACTGAAAGACTTCGGAGTTAGTCTAACGGATGACTTAATGACTCAGCTTATAAAAGGGAGATCTAATAGCCAGTCTCCTGTGGAAGTGGAAAATGAAGCCAGGactcctgggcaggaggggagggaagaagcagGAACACCAAAGGCAGGGGACAGTGCTGCGCTTTCAGGTGGAGCTCTTCTTGCAGATGCCAGATTGCAAGTTGAGCCTAAATCGGAGCGCTGTCTTGAAGTCCCCCCATCTCTTACACTGAACCGGCAGCCTCGGCAGGTGAAACTGGCGATTCAGGTGTCCAACCGAAACCACTACTGCTACTGCTCCAAGCGGCTCTTGGGGCTGCACTGCTTGAAACggcggcagctgcagcagctggg ctga
- the LOC128152715 gene encoding vasotocin-neurophysin VT — protein MQSERQSGRLPLARVAQPRAPSTMAEPSLPLSFLCLLALSSACYIQNCPRGGKRALADTALRQCMPCGPGNRGNCFGPGICCGAELGCYLGTAETQRCAEEDYLPSPCQAGGQPCGSGGRCAATGICCTAETCAMDAGCLDEGSDGAQETAEKNLTVLDGSAGDLLLKLMHLANRQQQGKHPLL, from the exons ATGCAAAGCGAGCGGCAGAGCGGCCGGCTTCCCCTGGCACGCGTGGCACAACCGCGAGCACCCTCGACCATGGCAGAGCCTTCGctgcccctctccttcctctgcctcctcgcCTTGTCCTCCGCCTGCTACATCCAGAACTGTCCCCGGGGCGGCAAGCGGGCCCTGGCCGATACAGCCCTCCGACAG TGCATGCCCTGCGGTCCCGGGAACAGAGGCAACTGCTTCGGCCCCGGCATCTGCTGCGGCGCCGAGCTGGGCTGTTACCTGGGCACGGCAGAGACGCAGCGCTGCGCCGAGGAAGACTACCTGCCTTCACCCTGCCAGGCCGGCGGGCAGCCCTGCGGCTCCGGCGGCCGCTGCGCCGCAACCGGCATCTGCTGCACCGCCG AAACCTGTGCAATGGACGCCGGCTGCCTGGACGAGGGCAGCGACGGGGCTCAGGAGACAGCGGAAAAGAACCTGACGGTGCTGGACGGCTCGGCTGGAGATCTGCTCCTCAAGCTCATGCACTTGGCGAACCGACAGCAGCAGGGCAAGCATCCCCTCCTCTGA
- the UBOX5 gene encoding RING finger protein 37 isoform X1: protein MVINVCLPQFKPRIHCNKISADGYEVENLISEDLARRNRGFRSEYFIKPPVHVTISFPFNIEICRINIDISSGGYQTFSGLEVYTSTSCNKTSWQSPEGQFSGLAGQPVSDKDTFTLVGKAVLKNQSKVTFGHRGFKPRPPFHQMENVFSYPGSASQDLWNKGPASLSNVSHLKICITHVAGGGLPCIKRLEVWGQPAKSCPQEVIEGVFQVASQFFAQDVGSLKPELWTPMESDCVPFSANDSEQQTLRKLVDVVQDIPEEFLDPITLEIMTFPMLLPSGKVIDQTTLEKCNRSEASWGRVPSDPFTGVAFSQHSQPLPHPTLKARIDHFLLQHSIPGTNLLGRPHASEMLVPSSITMSSLKRKMDCMDQSSVQPPYFSSTNLLVTSTSENSAKKMKTDNDSHLIQMDCSTDPVSHEQKLSESLDTALNSALSSMPSFTAKLMKSQQQAQSEGGCSSSWSVGTILEHGRSSQTQGCASCGKTFSSYFKTESVYQLPCGHLMCRPCLAEKQKSLSSILCGSCKRSAATHDVRRVHF from the exons ATGGTAATAAACGTCTGTCTCCCACAGTTCAAGCCAAGAATTCACTGCAACAAG ATTTCTGCTGATGGTTACGAAGTGGAGAATCTGATCTCCGAAGACCTTGCCAGGAGAAATCGTGGTTTCCGCAGCGAATACTTTATCAAGCCTCCAGTCCACGTTACGATCTCTTTTCCCTTCAACATTGAGATCTGCAGGATTAATATCGACATCTCATCCGGGGGATACCAAACCTTCTCCGGGCTCGAAGTTTACACCTCTACCTCATGCAATAAAACCTCTTGGCAGAGCCCTGAGGGTCAGTTCTCAGGTCTGGCCGGTCAGCCTGTGTCGGACAAAGACACTTTCACACTGGTGGGCAAAGCTGTcttaaaaaatcaaagcaaagtgACGTTCGGCCACAGAGGCTTCAAGCCGAGGCCTCCCTTCCATCAGATGGAAAATGTCTTCTCCTACCCTGGCTCTGCATCTCAAGACCTCTGGAACAAAGGGCCCGCCTCGCTCAGCAACGTGTCGCACTTAAAAATCTGCATCACCCATGTGGCCGGAGGCGGCCTGCCTTGCATTAAGAGGCTGGAGGTGTGGGGACAGCCTGCCAAATCGTGCCCACAGGAGGTGATCGAGGGTGTCTTTCAGGTAGCCTCCCAGTTCTTCGCCCAGGATGTCGGCAGCCTCAAGCCAGAGCTCTGGACGCCGATGGAGAGCGACTGCGTGCCCTTCAGCGCCAACGACAGCGAGCAGCAGACCCTCCGCAAGCTGGTGGATGTCGTCCAAGACATCCCCGAAGAATTCCTGGACCCCATCACTCTGGAGATCATGACCTTCCCCATGCTCCTGCCCTCCGGGAAGGTGATCGACCAGACCACCTTGGAAAAATGCAACCGGAGTGAGGCGTCTTGGGGCAGGGTACCCAGCGATCCTTTCACTGGGGTGGCCTTCAGCCAGCACTCGCAGCCCCTACCTCACCCTACCCTCAAGGCCAGGATAGACCACTTCCTCTTACAGCACAGCATCCCTGGCACCAACCTGCTCGGGAGGCCTCATGCCTCGGAAATGCTCGTACCTTCTTCCATAACGATGTcttctctgaaaaggaaaatggacTGTATGGATCAGAGCTCCGTGCAGCCACcctatttttcttctacaaactTACTTGTCACGTCTACCTCAGAGAACAGtgctaaaaaaatgaaaactgacaaTGACTCGCATTTGATCCAAATGGACTGTTCGACAG ATCCAGTCTCTCACGAACAAAAACTGTCAGAGAGTTTGGACACTGCCTTGAACTCGGCGCTGAGCTCAATGCCCTCGTTTACGGCCAAGCTGATGAAAAGCCAGCAGCAGGCGCAAAGCGAGGGAGGCTGCAGCAGTTCGTGGAGCGTGGGCACCATCCTCG AGCACGGCAGGAGCAGCCAGACCCAAGGATGCGCTTCCTGCGGCAAAACCTTCTCCTCTTATTTCAAAACGGAGTCCGTTTACCAGCTTCCCTGCGGCCACCTCATGTGTCGCCCGTGCTTGGCCGAGAAGCAGAAGTCCCTGTCATCGATACTGTGCGGGAGTTGTAAAAGGTCGGCTGCCACGCACGACGTCAGGAGGGTTCACTTCTGA
- the UBOX5 gene encoding RING finger protein 37 isoform X2: MVINVCLPQFKPRIHCNKISADGYEVENLISEDLARRNRGFRSEYFIKPPVHVTISFPFNIEICRINIDISSGGYQTFSGLEVYTSTSCNKTSWQSPEGQFSGLAGQPVSDKDTFTLVGKAVLKNQSKVTFGHRGFKPRPPFHQMENVFSYPGSASQDLWNKGPASLSNVSHLKICITHVAGGGLPCIKRLEVWGQPAKSCPQEVIEGVFQVASQFFAQDVGSLKPELWTPMESDCVPFSANDSEQQTLRKLVDVVQDIPEEFLDPITLEIMTFPMLLPSGKVIDQTTLEKCNRSEASWGRVPSDPFTGVAFSQHSQPLPHPTLKARIDHFLLQHSIPGTNLLGRPHASEMLVPSSITMSSLKRKMDCMDQSSVQPPYFSSTNLLVTSTSENSAKKMKTDNDSHLIQMDCSTDPVSHEQKLSESLDTALNSALSSMPSFTAKLMKSQQQAQSEGGCSSSWSVGTILVLMVYSPSEAG; this comes from the exons ATGGTAATAAACGTCTGTCTCCCACAGTTCAAGCCAAGAATTCACTGCAACAAG ATTTCTGCTGATGGTTACGAAGTGGAGAATCTGATCTCCGAAGACCTTGCCAGGAGAAATCGTGGTTTCCGCAGCGAATACTTTATCAAGCCTCCAGTCCACGTTACGATCTCTTTTCCCTTCAACATTGAGATCTGCAGGATTAATATCGACATCTCATCCGGGGGATACCAAACCTTCTCCGGGCTCGAAGTTTACACCTCTACCTCATGCAATAAAACCTCTTGGCAGAGCCCTGAGGGTCAGTTCTCAGGTCTGGCCGGTCAGCCTGTGTCGGACAAAGACACTTTCACACTGGTGGGCAAAGCTGTcttaaaaaatcaaagcaaagtgACGTTCGGCCACAGAGGCTTCAAGCCGAGGCCTCCCTTCCATCAGATGGAAAATGTCTTCTCCTACCCTGGCTCTGCATCTCAAGACCTCTGGAACAAAGGGCCCGCCTCGCTCAGCAACGTGTCGCACTTAAAAATCTGCATCACCCATGTGGCCGGAGGCGGCCTGCCTTGCATTAAGAGGCTGGAGGTGTGGGGACAGCCTGCCAAATCGTGCCCACAGGAGGTGATCGAGGGTGTCTTTCAGGTAGCCTCCCAGTTCTTCGCCCAGGATGTCGGCAGCCTCAAGCCAGAGCTCTGGACGCCGATGGAGAGCGACTGCGTGCCCTTCAGCGCCAACGACAGCGAGCAGCAGACCCTCCGCAAGCTGGTGGATGTCGTCCAAGACATCCCCGAAGAATTCCTGGACCCCATCACTCTGGAGATCATGACCTTCCCCATGCTCCTGCCCTCCGGGAAGGTGATCGACCAGACCACCTTGGAAAAATGCAACCGGAGTGAGGCGTCTTGGGGCAGGGTACCCAGCGATCCTTTCACTGGGGTGGCCTTCAGCCAGCACTCGCAGCCCCTACCTCACCCTACCCTCAAGGCCAGGATAGACCACTTCCTCTTACAGCACAGCATCCCTGGCACCAACCTGCTCGGGAGGCCTCATGCCTCGGAAATGCTCGTACCTTCTTCCATAACGATGTcttctctgaaaaggaaaatggacTGTATGGATCAGAGCTCCGTGCAGCCACcctatttttcttctacaaactTACTTGTCACGTCTACCTCAGAGAACAGtgctaaaaaaatgaaaactgacaaTGACTCGCATTTGATCCAAATGGACTGTTCGACAG ATCCAGTCTCTCACGAACAAAAACTGTCAGAGAGTTTGGACACTGCCTTGAACTCGGCGCTGAGCTCAATGCCCTCGTTTACGGCCAAGCTGATGAAAAGCCAGCAGCAGGCGCAAAGCGAGGGAGGCTGCAGCAGTTCGTGGAGCGTGGGCACCATCCTCG TGTTAATGGTTTATTCTCCCAGTGAGGCAGGTTAG